The Echeneis naucrates chromosome 8, fEcheNa1.1, whole genome shotgun sequence genome has a window encoding:
- the rasd2a gene encoding GTP-binding protein Rhes — protein sequence MNTAESFYFPVDGIFEMFNSVTAAHQPHLTHLVLQSTAHTPALQHPKVSNISKTGMGIIKTVKGRWRQQDKRTAASRSSSSGNRQVSSDRLPKRSVDLLELGLTKPRNCHRVVVLGAPKVGKTSILQRFLGKEVEEKYEPTTEEFHRKLFYIGGEAYQVDLLDASSERDFPAKRRLSILTGDIFLLVFSLDDKDSFGEVCELLNEIRAAKAKLQKLKSPARVPAVICGNKADLEAQRAVSRSEVTETLGDGISFFETSAKDDTGLESVFRAMASLGGLPDETSPSRHHLVSIPTYQSLCSGERGSRRSRTRGPIDAPCAAVDPLARRPSFRSDLRLVLGSSTKHKKPEKCQIQ from the exons ATGAACACAGCTGAGAGCTTTTACTTTCCCGTTGATGGCATCTTCGAAATGTTCAACTCTGTCACCGCGGCTCACCAGCCTCACCTTACGCACCTAGTCCTGCAGAGCACGGCCCACACCCCGGCGCTCCAGCACCCCAAAGTCTCAAACATATCCAAGACCGGCATGGGCATCATCAAGACGGTGAAAGGCCGCTGGAGGCAGCAGGACAAGAGAACGGCTGCGAGCAGATCTTCAAGTTCTGGCAATCGCCAAGTATCCTCCGATCGTCTCCCAAAGAGGTCCGTGGATCTGCTGGAGCTGGGTCTGACCAAGCCCAGGAACTGCCACAGAGTAGTGGTGCTGGGCGCGCCCAAAGTAGGCAAGACCAGCATCCTCCAGCGGTTCCTGGGCAAGGAGGTTGAGGAGAAATATGAACCCACGACCGAGGAGTTCCACAGAAAGCTGTTCTACATCGGGGGTGAGGCGTACCAGGTCGATCTCCTGGACGCGTCAAGTGAGCGGGACTTCCCTGCAAAGCGCAGGTTATCCATACTGACAG gCGACATCTTTCTGCTCGTCTTCAGTTTGGATGACAAAGACTCTTTCGGGGAAGTCTGTGAATTGCTGAACGAGATCAGAGCCGCCAAGGCAAAGttgcaaaaattaaaaagtccCGCGAGAGTGCCGGCGGTGATATGCGGGAACAAGGCGGACCTGGAGGCGCAGAGAGCCGTCAGCCGGTCGGAGGTGACCGAGACGCTCGGCGACGGGATCTCCTTCTTCGAAACCTCGGCCAAAGACGACACGGGGCTGGAGAGCGTGTTCAGAGCCATGGCCTCTCTGGGTGGGCTACCCGACGAAACCAGTCCGTCACGACACCATCTGGTATCCATCCCCACCTACCAGTCGCTGTGCTCCGGCGAGCGGGGCAGCAGGAGGAGCCGGACGCGGGGACCGATCGACGCGCCCTGCGCCGCAGTGGACCCGCTGGCGCGCCGGCCGAGCTTCAGAAGCGACCTGCGGCTGGTGCTTGGATCAAGCACCAAACACAAGAAACCAGAGAAGTGTCAGATTCAATGA
- the rsad1 gene encoding radical S-adenosyl methionine domain-containing protein 1, mitochondrial, with the protein MIRQTFPGVRRALPAALRFLSGGETFGDEPECADLTKEASLYVHWPYCLRRCSYCNFNKYIPRENNSHVMTDCLQRETETLLQLSQISSITSVFFGGGTPSLAHPSTIAAILETVSRQVKLPASAEVTLEVNPTPMGMSKLEDFCRAGVNRLSIGVQSLQDNDLGVLGRDHTSHQALEVIEEAQRLCPGRVSVDVMFGRPRQSVESWEKELSDLLRVCDDHVSLYQLTLERGTQLFKQVQQGEVTVPAEDVMAEMYQCARRTLQQNGFLQYEVSNFARNNAVSHHNMSYWRGKQYIGVGPGAHGRFVPLGDGGVVREARTQTLEPDVWIHEVQQRGHGTRRKIQLCHLQLLEEVLVMGMRMTQGINHNHWALFSPQMNLQEVFGTTSDVHQLLQKGYLILDDRGLRCSWDGLVLLDSMLPALLLELETQIQQRPQRNHSADGQTQTANSQCE; encoded by the exons ATGATCCGACAGACTTTCCCCGGGGTCAGACGAGCCCTCCCTGCCGCGCTGCGCTTCCTCTCTGGCGGGGAAACATTTGGAGATGAGCCTGAATGTGCAGATCTCACCAAGGAGGCGTCTCTCTACGTGCAC TGGCCTTACTGTCTCAGGAGGTGTTCCTACTGTAACTTTAACAAGTATATACCCAGAGAGAACAACAGCCACGTCATGACTGATTGCCTGCAGCGAGAGACTGAgacactgctgcagctcagtcagATATCCAG CATCACCTCTGTATTTTTTGGTGGAGGGACCCCCAGCCTGGCGCACCCGTCCACCATCGCCGCCATCCTTGAAACTGTTTCCAGGCAGGTGAAACTACCAGCTTCAGCTGAGGTCACGCTTGAGGTCAACCCTACTCCCATGGGAATGTCAAAGTTAGAGGATTTTTGCCGTGCAGGGGTGAACCGCCTCTCCATTGGGGTCCAG tctTTGCAGGACAATGACTTGGGGGTTCTGGGAAGGGACCACACTTCTCATCAGGCTTTGGAAGTCATCGAGGAAGCTCAGAGGCTGTGTCCGGGGAGGGTGTCGGTGGACGTCATGTTCGGACGCCCCAGACAGAGTGTTGAATCCTGGGAGAAGGAACTGTCTGATCTACTGAGGGTGTGTGACGACCATGTGTCTTTGTACCAGCTGACCCTGGAGCGAGGCACCCAGCTCTTTAAACAGGTCCAACAAGGCGAAGTGACCGTGCCAGCTGAGGATGTGATGGCAGAGATGTACCAGTGTGCCCGGAGGACTCTCCAGCAAAATGGCTTTCTGCAGTATGAAGTGTCGAACTTTGCGAGAAAT AATGCAGTGAGTCATCACAATATGAGCTACTGGAGAGGAAAACAATATATCGGCGTTGGCCCAG GGGCACATGGGCGGTTTGTTCCTTTGGGGGACGGAGGTGTTGTTCGGGAAGCGCGGACCCAGACTCTTGAGCCGGACGTGTGGATCCATGAAGTTCAGCAGAGAGGCCACGGGACAAGGAGGAAGATTCAGCTCTGCCACCTTCAACT ATTGGAGGAGGTGTTGGTGATGGGGATGAGAATGACCCAGGGCATTAATCACAAT CACTGGGCGTTGTTTAGCCCCCAGATGAACCTCCAGGAAGTCTTTGGTACAACCTCTGATgtccaccagctgctgcagaaaggATATCTGATCCTTGATGACAG AGGTCTGCGCTGCTCCTGGGATGGACTGGTCTTATTGGACAGCATGCTGCCAGCTCTGCTGTTGGAGCTGGAAACCCAAATCCAGCAGAGGCCACAGAGGAACCACAGTGCCGatggacaaacacagactgctAACTCACAATGCGAATAA
- the LOC115047235 gene encoding GTPase IMAP family member 7, with protein MEKRKKGSATELRLMVVGSSGSSQFQLTNTILGREEFSSDVTGISGSRKNTGELAGRPVAVINGPNIYDKDICQAKRKMELRRSKCLCIPGPHVFLVAFDKEKISPNTLNTPRLMKKSFGRHCLKHCMVLLAYDGNPEGAEVQKTDWHLKELIEKYGGRFHFFSKNWRDRSKDQELLQKIEMMVASLGGGYFSSRTFQKAEDCVKKEEKRLRKQRAAEIEKTWTDMEGLYTADELYNQKHAYTTNVGTEIRAKAEMDNAWLRTSLARGLGTGAVVGAVLGALFGSIEGPGGMVLYGTIGGAVGGSAGGTAQVAIEHMEDRVAPPARLNFNSIFINRFFAAPRP; from the exons atggagaagaggaagaaag GCTCTGCTACAGAACTGAGGCTTATGGTGGTTGGTAGCAGTGGCTCTTCTCAGTTCCAACTAACCAATACCATCCTTGGGAGAGAGGAGTTTTCTTCGGATGTCACTGGTATTTCTGGCAGCAGAAAAAATACTGGTGAGCTTGCAGGTCGACCAGTTGCTGTGATTAACGGACCAAACATCTACGACAAGGATATATGTCAAGCTAAGAGGAAAATGGAGCTGAGGAGGTCTAAGTGCTTATGTATTCCTGGTCCACATGTCTTTCTTGTTGCCTTTGACAAAGAGAAAATCTCCCCAAACACCTTAAATACCCCCAGACTGATGAAGAAAAGCTTTGGAAGGCACTGTCTGAAGCACTGCATGGTCCTCCTGGCCTATGATGGAAATCCAGAGGGGGCTGAAGTGCAGAAGACTGACTGGCACCTGAAAGAACTTATTGAGAAGTACGGCGGACGCTTTCACTTTTTCAGCAAAAACTGGAGAGACCGCAGCAAAGACCAAGAGCTGCTTCAGAAGATAGAGATGATGGTGGCCTCCCTCGGGGGAGGCTATTTCTCGAGCAGAACTTTCCAGAAGGCAGAGGACTGtgtgaagaaggaggaaaaaagactCAGGAAGCAGCGAGCAGCAGAGATAGAGAAGACTTGGACTGACATGGAGGGGCTGTATACAGCAGACGAGTTGTACAACCAGAAGCATGCCTACACCACCAACGTTGGCACCGAGATCAGAGCAAAGGCAGAAATGGACAACGCATGGCTTAGAACCTCCCTGGCCAGAGGGTTGGGGACAGGTGCCGTCGTGGGAGCTGTGTTGGGAGCACTGTTTGGGTCTATAGAGGGCCCAGGGGGGATGGTTCTTTATGGGACCATTGGTGGCGCGGTTGGAGGATCAGCAGGAGGAACAGCCCAGGTTGCTATAGAGCATATGGAGGACAGAGTGGCTCCACCTGCTAGACTCAACTTCAACTCAATCTTTATCAACCGCTTCTTTGCTGCTCCTCGCCCATGA
- the btr02 gene encoding bloodthirsty-related gene family, member 2 isoform X1 — MASTIGLLPEKHFLCTLCRDIFTSPVTIPCGHSFCLSCLCRYWARHQSKYCPHCKRMFIDKPDLSVNHILADISDNYRKTRPQKPPDEEMVIDVEQLIQERLQKIERLKYSLEIQKGSYLREVRESQKVFSALVNAMEKSHKALVAAIEEQERDEEKRVEALVNELKHEIQELRKESAESDPQITVNGDQSHDAKQVTLNIISTVSLADLKDWSKVTIETDPCIGVTRRALSDMMEKMKAEVNRLSKSEVKRTEKYTVDVNLSPKTANPYLSVSDDRKQVRRTEKLKEVPEHPKRFDRVANVLAKESFGSGRCYWEVEVGEKIEWTLGVVRQSINRKGKFTVCPANGFWTLGLKAGGQYIANTCPVTPVALEQRPKKLGVFLDYKEGRVSFYCAESGVHIYTFTDSFSDRLHPFLSPGRLHGGKNAAPLIICSSFCSI, encoded by the exons atggcCTCAACCATCGGCCTCCTGCCTGAGAAGCACTTTTTGTGCACTCTATGCAGAGACATCTTCACCAGCCCAGTCACCATACCGTGTGGACACAGCTTCTGCTTGTCCTGCCTCTGCCGCTACTGGGCACGACACCAGTCCAAATACTGCCCCCACTGCAAGAGAATGTTTATTGACAAGCCTGACCTCAGTGTCAACCACATACTGGCAGACATCTCCGACAACTACAGGAAAACTCGTCCACAGAAGCCGCCTGATGAAGAAATG GTTATAGATGTTGAGCAACTGATTCAGGAGCGACTGCAGAAGATAGAAAGGTTGAAATATTCCCTTGAGATTCAAAAG GGGTCATACCTCAGGGAGGTACGAGAGAGCCAGAAGGTCTTCTCTGCCCTGGTGAACGCCATGGAGAAGAGTCACAAAGCACTTGTTGCTGCAATAGAGGAGCAAGAGAGGGATGAGGAGAAGAGAGTAGAAGCACTGGTGAATGAGCTCAAGCATGAGATCCAGGAGCTGAGGAAGGAGTCGGCTGAATCGGATCCTCAGATCACTGTAAACGGCGATCAAAGTCATGACGCAAAGCAAGTTACCTTG aacatAATATCCACTGTTTCCCTCGCTGATCTGAAGGACTGGTCTAAGGTTACCATAGAAACTGACCCTTGCATTGGGGTCACCAGGCGGGCACTGTCAGATATGATGGAAAAGATGAAAGCAGAGGTCAACAGGCTCTCCAAATctg AAGTTAAAAGAACAGAGAAATACACGG TGGATGTCAATCTGAGCCCGAAAACTGCCAACCCCTACCTCTCTGTCTCGGATGACAGAAAACAGGTTAGACGGACGGAAAAACTTAAGGAAGTACCCGAGCACCCCAAGCGGTTTGACCGTGTGGCAAATGTTCTGGCCAAAGAAAGTTTTGGCAGTGGGAGgtgttactgggaggtggaggtCGGGGAGAAGATTGAGTGGACCCTGGGTGTCGTCAGACAGTCCATAAACAGGAAGGGCAAGTTCACTGTCTGCCCAGCAAATGGATTCTGGACTTTAGGCCTCAAGGCTGGAGGCCAATACATTGCCAACACTTGTCCTGTCACCCCTGTGGCTCTGGAGCAGAGGCCTAAGAAGCTGGGTGTGTTTCTGGACTACAAAGAGGGCCGGGTGTCCTTCTACTGCGCAGAATCTGGAGTCCACATTTATACCTTCACAGATTCCTTCTCAGACAGGCTTCATCCATTCCTCAGTCCTGGTCGTCTCCATGGTGGGAAAAATGCTGCTCCCCTGATTATCTGTTCTAGTTTTTGCAGCATTTGA
- the btr02 gene encoding bloodthirsty-related gene family, member 2 isoform X2 — protein MASTIGLLPEKHFLCTLCRDIFTSPVTIPCGHSFCLSCLCRYWARHQSKYCPHCKRMFIDKPDLSVNHILADISDNYRKTRPQKPPDEEMVIDVEQLIQERLQKIERLKYSLEIQKGSYLREVRESQKVFSALVNAMEKSHKALVAAIEEQERDEEKRVEALVNELKHEIQELRKESAESDPQITNIISTVSLADLKDWSKVTIETDPCIGVTRRALSDMMEKMKAEVNRLSKSEVKRTEKYTVDVNLSPKTANPYLSVSDDRKQVRRTEKLKEVPEHPKRFDRVANVLAKESFGSGRCYWEVEVGEKIEWTLGVVRQSINRKGKFTVCPANGFWTLGLKAGGQYIANTCPVTPVALEQRPKKLGVFLDYKEGRVSFYCAESGVHIYTFTDSFSDRLHPFLSPGRLHGGKNAAPLIICSSFCSI, from the exons atggcCTCAACCATCGGCCTCCTGCCTGAGAAGCACTTTTTGTGCACTCTATGCAGAGACATCTTCACCAGCCCAGTCACCATACCGTGTGGACACAGCTTCTGCTTGTCCTGCCTCTGCCGCTACTGGGCACGACACCAGTCCAAATACTGCCCCCACTGCAAGAGAATGTTTATTGACAAGCCTGACCTCAGTGTCAACCACATACTGGCAGACATCTCCGACAACTACAGGAAAACTCGTCCACAGAAGCCGCCTGATGAAGAAATG GTTATAGATGTTGAGCAACTGATTCAGGAGCGACTGCAGAAGATAGAAAGGTTGAAATATTCCCTTGAGATTCAAAAG GGGTCATACCTCAGGGAGGTACGAGAGAGCCAGAAGGTCTTCTCTGCCCTGGTGAACGCCATGGAGAAGAGTCACAAAGCACTTGTTGCTGCAATAGAGGAGCAAGAGAGGGATGAGGAGAAGAGAGTAGAAGCACTGGTGAATGAGCTCAAGCATGAGATCCAGGAGCTGAGGAAGGAGTCGGCTGAATCGGATCCTCAGATCACT aacatAATATCCACTGTTTCCCTCGCTGATCTGAAGGACTGGTCTAAGGTTACCATAGAAACTGACCCTTGCATTGGGGTCACCAGGCGGGCACTGTCAGATATGATGGAAAAGATGAAAGCAGAGGTCAACAGGCTCTCCAAATctg AAGTTAAAAGAACAGAGAAATACACGG TGGATGTCAATCTGAGCCCGAAAACTGCCAACCCCTACCTCTCTGTCTCGGATGACAGAAAACAGGTTAGACGGACGGAAAAACTTAAGGAAGTACCCGAGCACCCCAAGCGGTTTGACCGTGTGGCAAATGTTCTGGCCAAAGAAAGTTTTGGCAGTGGGAGgtgttactgggaggtggaggtCGGGGAGAAGATTGAGTGGACCCTGGGTGTCGTCAGACAGTCCATAAACAGGAAGGGCAAGTTCACTGTCTGCCCAGCAAATGGATTCTGGACTTTAGGCCTCAAGGCTGGAGGCCAATACATTGCCAACACTTGTCCTGTCACCCCTGTGGCTCTGGAGCAGAGGCCTAAGAAGCTGGGTGTGTTTCTGGACTACAAAGAGGGCCGGGTGTCCTTCTACTGCGCAGAATCTGGAGTCCACATTTATACCTTCACAGATTCCTTCTCAGACAGGCTTCATCCATTCCTCAGTCCTGGTCGTCTCCATGGTGGGAAAAATGCTGCTCCCCTGATTATCTGTTCTAGTTTTTGCAGCATTTGA
- the cldnk gene encoding claudin k → MATTGMQLLGLILSIVGWVGGAVVCAIPLWRVTAFIGNNIVTAQIIWEGLWMNCIVQNTGQIQCKVYDSLLALPSDMQAARGLTVFSILLCGLALALGVLGVKCTKCIGVNSLKARIARISGALFAIAGFLYLVPVCWTAHSIIRDFYDPHVAAPHKRELGPALYIGWAASALLLIGGSLLYAGSSPPGIPGSPTFSSGESSPRRAPASQVKGYV, encoded by the coding sequence ATGGCAACCACGGGTATGCAGTTGCTGGGCCTTATCCTGTCCATTGTGGGCTGGGTGGGCGGGGCAGTAGTCTGTGCCATCCCCCTGTGGAGGGTGACTGCCTTCATTGGCAACAACATAGTGACGGCTCAAATCATTTGGGAAGGTCTGTGGATGAATTGCATTGTGCAAAACACAGGTCAGATCCAGTGTAAGGTGTATGACAGCTTATTGGCCCTGCCCAGTGACATGCAGGCTGCCCGGGGCCTCACAGTGTTCTCCATCCTGCTCTGTGGCTTGGCCCTGGCTCTTGGGGTCCTAGGAGTCAAGTGCACTAAGTGCATTGGTGTAAACAGCCTGAAGGCTCGTATCGCTCGCATATCTGGAGCCCTTTTTGCCATCGCAGGGTTCCTCTACCTTGTGCCTGTCTGCTGGACAGCCCACTCCATCATCAGGGATTTCTATGATCCACATGTGGCAGCACCACACAAACGTGAGCTTGGCCCTGCCCTTTACATTGGCTGGGCAGCTTCAGCCCTGCTCCTTATTGGGGGATCTCTACTCTATGCTGGGTCAAGTCCACCTGGCATCCCCGGCTCTCCCACCTTCAGCAGTGGAGAAAGTAGTCCCCGCAGAGCACCTGCTTCACAAGTCAAAGGCTATGTCTAA